A single genomic interval of Mycolicibacterium holsaticum DSM 44478 = JCM 12374 harbors:
- a CDS encoding DUF3558 domain-containing protein — translation MTRSPLRRAAAASIVALAGFSLLAGCTQTVEGTAAKSGSGSVPRNDDSERQYPNLLKECDVLTEDILAETVGADPLDIQSTFVGAVCRWQAANPSGLVDITRFWFEQGDLDNERQTAQRLDYRIEDRSVAGIQSIVMRPNDPNGACGVASDAAGVVGWWVNPQSPGIDACKMALKLMELTLATRA, via the coding sequence ATGACACGCAGCCCATTACGTCGCGCCGCCGCCGCTTCGATCGTGGCGCTGGCCGGGTTCTCGTTGCTGGCGGGCTGCACCCAGACCGTCGAGGGCACCGCGGCCAAGTCCGGTTCGGGCAGCGTCCCGCGAAACGACGACTCCGAGCGTCAGTACCCGAACCTGCTCAAGGAGTGCGACGTGCTCACCGAGGACATCCTCGCCGAGACCGTCGGTGCCGATCCGCTGGACATCCAGAGCACCTTCGTCGGCGCCGTGTGCCGTTGGCAGGCCGCCAACCCGTCCGGGCTGGTGGACATCACCCGGTTCTGGTTCGAGCAGGGCGATCTGGACAACGAACGCCAGACCGCGCAACGGCTGGACTACCGGATCGAGGACCGGTCCGTGGCAGGCATCCAGTCGATCGTCATGCGCCCGAACGATCCGAACGGCGCGTGCGGGGTGGCCAGCGACGCGGCGGGCGTCGTGGGATGGTGGGTCAACCCGCAGTCGCCGGGCATCGACGCCTGCAAGATGGCGCTGAAGCTGATGGAGCTGACGCTGGCCACCCGCGCCTGA
- a CDS encoding SixA phosphatase family protein, with amino-acid sequence MSASYRTLLLLRHGKSDYPPGVDDHQRPLAPRGVREAALAGDWLRAHAPGIDAVLCSTAVRTRQTLQRTGIEAPVEYVDRLYDATPGTVIDEINRASSHFAFEVQTLLVVGHEPAMSSVALGLASADGSNSAAAEHISTKFPTSAIAVLRTDQPWPALALGGAALVTFHVPR; translated from the coding sequence GTGAGCGCCTCCTACCGCACGTTGCTGCTGCTTCGCCACGGCAAGTCGGACTATCCGCCGGGGGTCGACGACCACCAGCGGCCGTTGGCGCCACGCGGGGTGCGCGAGGCCGCGCTGGCCGGCGACTGGCTACGCGCTCACGCGCCCGGGATCGACGCGGTGCTGTGCTCGACGGCCGTGCGCACCCGCCAGACACTGCAGCGCACCGGCATCGAGGCGCCCGTCGAGTACGTCGACCGGCTCTACGACGCGACGCCCGGCACCGTCATCGACGAGATCAACCGGGCGTCATCGCATTTCGCGTTCGAGGTGCAGACCCTGCTGGTGGTCGGGCACGAACCCGCGATGTCATCGGTCGCGTTGGGGCTGGCCTCCGCCGACGGCAGCAACAGCGCTGCGGCCGAACACATTTCCACCAAGTTCCCGACGTCGGCCATCGCGGTGCTGCGCACCGACCAACCGTGGCCGGCCCTGGCGCTCGGCGGTGCGGCCCTGGTCACCTTCCACGTTCCGCGTTAG
- a CDS encoding metallophosphoesterase family protein: MRFVHTADWQLGMTRYFLNGEAQPRYSAARRDVVAGLKQVAADTGAEFVVVAGDVFEHNQLAPRDVSQSLEAMRGIGIPVYLLPGNHDPLDASSVYTSALFTAECPDNVTVLDRAGVHEVRPGLQLVAAPWTSKAPLSDPVAGVLADLPADGVTRIVVGHGGVDIFVPDKDRPSLIRLAALEDAVNRGAVHYVALGDKHSRMQVGATGRIWYSGSPEVTNYDDIEPDPGHVLVVEVDEDDPTHPVEVQPHKVGRWRFMTLRRSVDSNRDVADLDINLDCLPDKERTVVRVALNGSLTVTDKAALDACLDKYARLFAALTLWDKQSDIAVVPADGEFDDLGIGGFAAAAVDELVTTARADGDAADDARAALALLLRLADRGVA, from the coding sequence ATGCGTTTCGTGCACACCGCCGACTGGCAGCTCGGTATGACCCGTTACTTCCTCAACGGTGAGGCGCAGCCCCGGTATTCGGCCGCCCGTCGCGACGTGGTCGCCGGCCTCAAGCAGGTGGCCGCCGACACCGGTGCGGAGTTCGTGGTGGTCGCCGGCGACGTGTTCGAGCACAACCAACTCGCTCCCCGAGATGTCAGCCAGTCGTTGGAAGCCATGCGCGGCATCGGTATTCCGGTGTACCTGCTGCCGGGTAACCACGATCCGCTGGATGCGTCGTCGGTGTACACCAGCGCACTGTTCACCGCCGAGTGCCCGGACAACGTGACGGTTCTGGACCGCGCAGGCGTGCACGAGGTGCGGCCCGGTCTGCAGTTGGTGGCGGCGCCGTGGACGTCGAAGGCCCCGCTCAGCGATCCGGTCGCCGGGGTGCTCGCCGACCTGCCTGCCGACGGGGTGACCCGGATCGTCGTCGGCCACGGCGGAGTGGACATCTTCGTACCCGACAAGGACCGCCCGTCGCTGATCCGGCTGGCGGCGCTGGAGGATGCCGTCAACCGCGGTGCCGTGCATTATGTCGCGTTGGGCGACAAGCACTCTCGCATGCAGGTGGGCGCCACCGGGCGGATCTGGTATTCGGGGTCACCGGAGGTCACCAACTATGACGACATCGAACCCGATCCCGGGCACGTGCTGGTCGTCGAGGTGGACGAGGACGACCCCACGCACCCGGTCGAGGTGCAACCGCACAAGGTGGGTCGCTGGCGGTTCATGACGCTGCGCCGTTCGGTGGACAGCAACCGCGATGTGGCCGACCTCGACATCAACCTCGACTGCCTGCCCGACAAGGAACGCACGGTCGTGCGGGTGGCACTGAACGGATCGCTGACCGTGACCGACAAGGCCGCCCTCGACGCCTGCCTGGACAAGTACGCCCGGCTGTTCGCGGCGTTGACGCTGTGGGACAAGCAGTCCGACATCGCGGTGGTGCCTGCCGACGGGGAGTTCGATGACCTCGGCATCGGCGGCTTCGCTGCGGCAGCCGTCGATGAGTTGGTCACCACCGCACGTGCCGACGGTGATGCCGCCGACGACGCGCGTGCGGCGTTGGCGCTGCTGCTGCGGCTGGCCGATCGGGGGGTGGCATGA